The genome window GCGTGAAACACGATTTGACATGCCAATATCGTGTTACAAAGCTATAAAAATTACATCACGTACATTAGGTTATTAGAtgttttataattcaattaaaTGCTTAACACCACATCAGCATATCACGTTATTCCAGCTAATTTGTTCATTGAACCTACCTATCCAAGCATTAAATTGGTTGGATAAAGTtgcaaatttattttaaataaaagctTATCCATCTAAAATTACCATATCAcccctccctcctcctcctcccctccAAACGTCTATAAAAACCCTCCCTTACCGCTCGCAAGATTTACAGTTTCAgtgtaaacaaaaaaaattaaaaaaatcataacGGTCTGAGAGGATCCGACAAAGCAAAAATCcttaaaaaattcgaaaaaaataacattatttTGGTAGAGTTATGTCGGACACGTTTTGCCGCGACTGTAACAGTCTGACGGAGGTTGTCTTCGACCACAGAGCGGGCGACGCGATATGCTCCGAGTGCGGCCTCGTACTGGAGGCACACTCCGTCGACGAGACCGCCGAGTGGCGCTCCTTCGCCGACGACTCTAACGACAACGACCCGAACCGTGTTGGCGGACCCGTTAACCCGCTTTTGTCAGAAGCTGGGCTTTCTACCGTCATTGCCAGGCCCAAAaacggcggcggcggcggctcCTCTGAAGCCTTGCCATCCTCCGTCGGGAAGTGGCAGGGACGCGCGTCTAAGCCTGGCCGTCATCTTCTCGACATCTTCGGTGCAATTGCCGTGATGGCCGACAGGTTTGGTTTTCTTGCTTTGCATGCTCTAATTTCACTTGTTGTTGTTAGTTAACataatttgtatttgtttggttgctgggaaagtgaaaggaaaaaggaagaaacttttttttattgcgATCATATTTCCAAAAAGCATTGCATCattatcatgtcatcaacagtGGATCCACGTATAATTGCTTCTCTACAAAATAttgttcaaatttcaaaagtgcTTCTAGTAAAAGTGTTTTATTATAAGCATgttgatttttattaatttttttttaatccgaGTTTTTGTGAAAAAGTACTTTGCTTTCTCAAGAAAACATCAGAGCATGGAGCGTGCTTAGTCAGAAAGCGCTTCTACGAGCGACAAGTTCTTTAAGTTTTTCTAGCGAACATTGCTAAAAATCATTTTTGGCTTTCAGAAAGCACTTGCGCTTCTGGATGTCAATTGGAACATGATCTGATGCATTTTGTTGGGTTTTCACTGCAGGTTGGGACTTGTTACAACCATAAAGGTATATCAGTTAATATTTTAGCATCATTTTCTTTGTGTTTGGTTTTTGTTAATTGTCTTATTTTTAACTGGAAGTGTGTAAAATACAATGAAAAGTGGCAACTCTTATGGTGATTTTCGATATAAGTTGAAGGAAAAGCTTCTTTTTTGTCCCGCTATTTCATCAAGTTTTGAAAATATATCGTTTTTGTCCCACTATTTCGTCAAATTTTCCCTTGTCAACCCTTTAGCCCTATCCTGCATTTTAGTAATTGCAGTACATGTAAAGCTAATTCCTTCatgtaattatattaattttgtaTGATGAAAGTTTCATTTTCGTTTTGAATCGATGGAGTGTATCTACGTTTAAGTTTTACCATTTTCGTGGTTTAATGACCTGTCACCTCTTTGTGCATGTCCGAGGACCTTGTTTTGAAATCGATTGCGCACAATTCCTTGTATGTAGTTAGTACTCGATCGTTAGTTTTTAGTTGGTAACTTGGTATCTGAAGCATTCATTGAAGTTACAATTTTTTCTCTGTGTTTTTTTATGTATCATTTCGCGATGTAGAATTATAATGTGATCTCACAGACTTGTGTCAACTTCTTATTAGGGGTTTGAACTCTAGTTGAAATTAATCTTTATTTGACGAAAGCCTTCTGTTTCAGATGGGTAATCTTTGTGTTTGTATTATTGTGACCACCAGGATCGAGCCAATGAAATATACAAGAAGGTGGAAGATCAAAAACCTCTCCGAGGGCGAAATCAAGATGCAATTGTGGCTGCTTGCCTCTACATTGCCTGCAGACAAGAAAATAAGCCTCGTACTGTGAAAGGTAGAAGAGAAGAGCGTGTTTGTGTTTGTAACGATTTGAATTCGTTTGCTTATCTTTTTGTGCGCGGGATTTACTAAACTTGTTTGTTCCATCCAGAAATATGCACTGCAGTCAGTGGAGCTACCAAGAAGGAAATTGGACGGGCAAAAGAGTTCATCTGGAAACACCTGGAGGCCGAGCTTGGTCTGGAAATGGGAACTATCCATGCTGGAGattatttggtgagtttttcatattttccgTCTCTTTGcgtttcaatattttatttccttGTTGGAGATGTGTTTTGCTTGAGAACATAATTATCGCATTCTCTCTGTAGCGACGCTTCTGTTCCAATCTTGGAATGAAGAATCGAGATGTCAAGGCTGCCCAAGAAATGGTGCAGAACACTGAAGAGCTCGTTATAAGGTTGGTAGTACCATGTTTACTAGAAAATAAACACTAACACTCTGTTGGATTATTTTCTCATCCATACTTGAGACGATAGAGAAACTCCTCCACCAGTTCACAACAATCTTGTTGCATAATTCATGACCTTCTTAGCTTGAACTCTATGTCATAACTCCGACAAGAGGAGAGTCCTTAGATGTTTCGCAGTAACGGATATTCTTAGACCAAGTCGAAGAATTTCCTTCTCCGGATGCAATTTTGGACACTGAAGTATTGTGAATACTTCAATCCACCGGAAAATgtacaaaaccaaaatccctGGATTTCAATCTTTCAACCCAATCGGAGCATTAGCCGCATTAAATGGTTTTTCTTCAACTTCATAGAATTAATGTCCTCGCTTCTGCAGGAGGAGCCCTATATCGGTGGCAGCTGCCGTTATTTATACCATCAATCAACTAGCGGATGAGAAAAAGTCACTCAAAGGTTAGGAATCTATGTGACCTATTGATTATTCTCTTGGGAAAGTCTGcattagttttgttttgttgcagATATCTCTGTTGCTACTCGAGTTGCTGAAGGGACGATCAAGAATTCCTACAGAGACCTGCATCCTCATCTGGCAAGAATAATACCGAACTGGTTTGCCAACGAGGAATGTGTCAAGAATCTGCAGCCCTAGAAATTGAAGGTGGTGATCATAGTTAAACTAAGTAGGAACAATTAGAAATCAATAATGTGCAGCATCAGGAAATGTAGTATTTATAATCCTTCGTTTTATGAAGCGTTTAGGAAttctttttttctgatttttatttttcgtatcttttATTTCGTTGTAAGtagaatgaattagggttttcctTCATGAGTTCTAGTAGCTAGCTGCCCAAATTAGGGTCCAAATTATTTGATTGCTTTTTCATGACTGGAAGATTTGCAATTCTCTCTTTGCTTCCTTTGCCTCTTTCAGACTTCAAGGCATATGGTGTTTCAAATCAGTGTCTTTATTTTACTGAGTTTTCTCCATGGCTGTagtaattttttgtaattttaaaacCGAGATGCATTGCTATAGCATGACGGTTACAAGGTAATGAGTTATCCATAGCAATTAATGTGAccgtcacactgaaaaatttctcgtatTTAACCAGATTTGGTGATTTTGTTCCCTTGTGAGCTATTATACGTTACAAATACATGCAATGTTTCCACGAGCGACTGATTTGTGACTGAGACCCTTTGTCGTCTGCTTTTTCCTCGACAAATCGCCACCACCATGTGAGGTCCTAACAAATGCATCTAGATATTTTTTGGGCAGTCGTGAAATGAGCTAGTGAGATTTATAGAAACGGATCatatgttattattatttaaatttaatctATTAACAATTGTAGGCAGTTAAAGTTACAGAGTATTGTAATTGCCCTGAAGATCCTCCAGTCAcatccgttcattgtacatcgtgtggtaaaaaatcattataattttttttacttaaaattgaatataaatagtgcctgacaaaaactgacctcacgatatacgatgaacacaTATAATTAGAGGATCTCCGGAGGACCCTCACTCTTGTAACTGCATCCGAATTGTcgggaaaaaataaaaatcgaagagaagaAAAGGCTAGCATCAAAGACAGACACGAGATTTGGAGCTCAATATTCGAGCAAACATGTTGAGTTTGCCTAACAATTGCAGGGTCCAAAGTGCTGGGAAAAAATATTGCCTAGTTTTTTTGGTCGGAGATGGGGGAGGCCAACTAGACATTGATATGTATGCTTAGACCTCTGTACTTTAGGATGGTCGTCAACGTTCGCGTGAATGACTGTCAACTTttacgaaaattgattttgcttgatAACATCTAACATTGTCAACCCAAATGCATGGAGCCATGTTTCCGAATGTGCACGGGGTTATGTCCCTCTTCATGTACTGCACTGCACGGCCACGAAACATGTAAAGCAAATCCATGGCCACATAAATCCACAAGGGGCTCGATCAAATATTTGGTTGTCTTGTAAAGCAAGTAATTGGTGAGCGTTACATTGGCCTTCTCTTAAGTCCAAAGGCAagattagagaaaataaaagagaGGAGATAATTTTGGAATCCCACAAAAAATTAATCTGTAATTCagattattttataatatcaCTTGTAAATCTAAGCTATGTCACACTAGTTCACAAAGAATTCACAAGCAAGCGCTGAATTTATATATTGCCTCTAGCGGCATAGGCTTGTTTcgaaatacttttaaaatgactgaaagcgtttttataaaaaatatttgtgggttccaaaagcacttgaagtgtcaTTTACTTCTTATgggaagcactttaagtactTTCCCATTATTTAGTTGCATTTATTAaggattggtttcaaaaatatttttaccaaaaacactCCCAAATGAGCTCATATGTGCTTCATTCAGCAACGGCACAGACGGAATCAAGGGCAATACATCAACAACTTCTTCTTCAGTGTCTTCCTGTATGTTAGGAAGATAATCTTCATCATTGCTATCTTCCCCTTCGTCCGCATCAAGATTCATGTCAGATGCCGATGAAGAGGAAATCTAATCTTCTATTAAATTGGCGATCTTTTTTATTAATGTGGTTTATACGTCAGCTTATATAAAGATCACACGCTAACCATGTAATCATTTTAATCTATAAAGGGTCAAATAACCAATCTGATCAAATGCATAAATTGGTACAATTTTAATACCTTATGGTGTAAAATAAGAAAACTAAAACTTGACGGCTTGTTTGAAAATCACCCCAAGCTTCAAGAGTTTGAAATGTAGTTTGCCTCAAATTGTTACCGAGAAAAAAGAACGGATTTTATCACAATGGTCCTTTATGTTTTATAAACTCATCGGTTTAATTTGTTATATTTCAAACTCATCAATTTCGTCATTTATGTATTGACTCACTCATCACTTTTGTTCCTACGGTTAGATTCCGAAACAAACGATGGCAAACATTGTCGTTTATTTACAAAACTTGTACTAGTGTAGGTAATTTACCTAACGTCGTCCGAGTAAAAGAAGCCATCAATTGTGAGTAGAATACGAGTGCAGTATAAGAAGAGGAGGGTAAGATTTCCAAATGAGTAGAGTACGGAAGGCCAGAATGACTCAAAATGCACCAAGAGGTTGCTCATTTTAAAACATCtccaaagaagatgtcaaattttgaatataaaatttaaattttgacagCTTACATGGCACTTTGAcatcttttaaagttttgttcttcaaccgatatgtcaaattaaattattattttataaaataaattattaaactaacAGCAACCTCTTgattggaaagaagaaaaaagtaggATAATTGCATCGGTCAACTAAACATAAttataataaatgattaaactaattaaaaattaataaaataaatttaataattaataaaaaaattatttgaagctatagtcaaatttgacagcaacctCTTTTGCTGCCAATTCATGTCATGCCACATGGGATTTGACACTTCTGTTGGAGAATATTAGTGtggtttttttttactgttatagcTGATGTGTACATTATGGCATCTCACACGTGGTGAATTTTTAAGTCTAACAAGTGGACAGTACATCTTAGGTGACGTGAAGCACGTGTGGCCGTTAGGATCACACGTAGGACAACCTGTTTTGTTATCATGAAAAAGTTAAAATGTCACCATAAAACTAAGTGataatatgaggagtagcccaCGTACTTACAAACACATGTAAAGTTTTACCTCTTATCAATATAAGATTCATTCCCAGTACACATATTTGACGAACGCTCAATCTCGAAGATGcaatgcaagtattatccatTTAACAACAGTTAAAGACACCCATTGATTGATGGCATACAATGTACAACATGTAAAACAAATTAACTGTCCTGACCAACTTGTCTAACTATATGGTAATCTtatttttctcattttatttcatatacaattcatcaaagtcactCTGATATTCCTTTCGGCCATTAAAACCACTCAACCAAACAGTCAAACACGGGCTCGCTGGAAACTTTCACTTGGTGGAGACTCAGACAGCACCAAAAGGGGCCCGTTACTTTTGCTACCGTTGGTATCAAAtatttgagagattttttagtacgATTAAAATACAGAATAGTATATGATGTGTTATTGTACAAATAGTTAAATATacgtgttaaaaaattaataacttaaaaaataaaaattttcatcatttatataaaaacacgtaaaGTATCATTCATGTTTCAgttataatgaaaattttccaaatATCCCACTCTAATTTTCTGAACGTAAAGGACACACACAATTTCCTTCACACAACAATGGCCCCACACCTTTGGCGTCTTTTATATCtcagtattttatttatttatttagaatAATAATCAAATTTTGCTAATCTGTATGGAATGTTTATATGAAAAGTGGAGGAGAGATTTTTTTCAAGTTTCCGTACACTTAATAATAACGTATGACATATGTGCTAGTGCATTAAAAATTCTCTCATGAGTGAGATCCACTTTTTTCGTGTGGGCGTCTTACTGCACAACACATGTTTATAGCTTTTGGATTAGTCAGCTCCCATGCGATTTCTGcacttttaaaaatttggtagaAATGATAAAAACACATTCTTTTAGTTTCTCAAATActgttattttatttaaatgttaattTCGTTCGATTTATTCAACCTGGtttgaaatttttaaaattttatgtgCAAAGCAGACTCCACGTAGACCCACCATCAATGTAATCCTCAAAAGTAGAGGTTGTTCTAATCCTCCATTATCCTCATCGCATTATCTACCTACCCCTTGTATTCACAGTCCCCATTCTAATCATCAAGCACATAAACCATGAAGAAAAGGTGAAGCCTTTAGCCAGTGAAACCCTAGACAGCCCCATCCCACTCCCAAGACCTATATATACACCCATATATACATATTATTGTATCTCAAACTCGAGAACAAGCCCAGAAATGTTGCCACCAACAATGATGAGCCAGCAGATGTTGGCAACAATGGGTTCAACCCTAGCAAGCTTCATGTTCATCTGGGCAATCATCCGCCAGTACTGTCCGTACGAGCTACGCCGTTTTCTGGAGCGATACTCCCACAGAGTCACCGGCTACTTCTACCCCTACATCAAAATCTCCATCCACGAGTTCACCGGCGACCGCCTCAAGCGGAGCGAGGCCTACTCCGCCGTGGAGGCCTACCTCAGCTCCAACACCTCCAAGAGCGCCAAGCGGCTCAAGGCGGAGATGGTGAAGGACAGCAGCAACCTCGTCCTCAGCATGGACGAGTACGAAAGAGTGACGGACGACTTCCGTGGCGTAAAAGTCTGGTGGGTTCTGTCCAAATCCGTGTCCCCCGGCGGGAGATCTATGTCCATGGCTTATTATCCCGAGCAGGAGAAGCGATTTTACAAGCTGACTTTTCACAAAAAGTACCGGGACATAATCACGGCGGACTATTTAAACCATGTCGTTAATGAAGGGAAGGAGATCCGGGTTAGAAATCGGCAGAGGAAGCTGTACACAAATAGTCCGGGGTACAAATGGCCGAGCTACAAGCAGACGATGTGGAGCCACATTGTGTTCGAACACCCGGCAACGTTCGAGACAATGGCGTTGGATCCGGATAAGAAGAAGGAGATCATCGAAGATCTGGTGACTTTCAGCAAAAGCAAGGACTTTTATGCAAGAATTGGGAAAGCTTGGAAGAGGGGTTACTTGCTGTACGGTCCTCCGGGGACCGGGAAGTCCACGATGATCGCCGCGATGGCGAATCTGTTGGGGTACGATATTTATGACTTGGAGCTCACGGCGGTGAAGGACAATACGGAGCTGAGGAAGCTATTGATTGAGACGACTAGTAAGAGTATTATTGTGATTGAGGACATCGATTGTTCGCTTGATTTGACAgggcagaggaagaagaggggGGCGGCGGAGAAGGGTTTTTCGGAGGAGGAGGTGAAGGGTGGCGGAGCCGGGAAGGAGCGGGTTAAGGAGGCGAAAGAGGAAGGGTACGGCGGCAGCAAGGTGACGCTTTCGGGGCTGTTGAACTTCATTGATGGGTTATGGTCTGCATGCGGAGGTGAGAGGGTGGTTGTTTTTACTACTAATTATGTTGAGAAGCTTGATCCTGCATTGATTCGGAGGGGTCGAATGGACAAACACATTGAGCTTTCTTACTGTACTTTtgatgggtttagggttttggccAAGAACTACTTGAGGATTGAGAGGCATGAGATGTTTGAGGAGATACAAAAGCTGATGGGAGTGACGAAAATGACCCCGGCCGACGTTGCTGAGAATCTCATGCCAAAATCACCAAATGATGATCCGGAGAAATGTCTTTTGAATTTCATCCAAGCTCTTGAGGAAGCGATGGAGGAAGGTGCAAAGAAAAAAGATGAAGAGATCAAAGAGGTTGATACAAGCAAGGCGGAGGTGGCGGCGGAGGAGGCGGAGGAGGCGGAGGAGGGAGGAGGAAACAAagaggttgaaagcaagagcgTTTTGGTTGCCGACGAAATTAGGGCAACTTGGGCAAGTGGGTGATTATTTGGGGGTTTTTGAGTTTAATATGTCAACTAAGCTTAAAGTTCTTTTGGttaacaataatataaattttatGAGTGCTCGAACACGTTTTGACTCCTATTGGTATGAATTTATAATTACAAGTATATGTATGTAGCAAAACACTACACTTGTCGATGGGTTTATCATTGGTTTGGTTATCGTTCAAGTGTGCGATTCAAATTCACAGTCAATGTTCGGAAAATTACGAGCAAACTGAGATTCTTAATCGGTTATGTATGTAAagttgtattaattttttttatataaaatgtatGTGAAGTTGTACGAGAACCATCACGAGACCTATTTTTGTTGCATTTTCCTTCACCATAAGCTTTTTAGAGTTCATACCAAATTTTCCGGAAGCATTTTAGCTACGATTTGTACGCAACttgtatttttcattaaagttgaaAGACTTTCGTAAAATGAGATGATAATTAGATGATGTTTCAAGTTAATCAcgcacaattaaattaaaaaaaattagattcaTGACAATGAATACTACCACTCTAATTTTTCTTCAATAGTCAGTAGTACGAAAATGAATGGATATAATTGAATTGAGAATATAAAATTTTTACTTACTTACCAATCTAATGGATATAAAACTGAACTATCCAGTAATCCGAACTATTGAAGACTCAGCTTGATGTCGGAAGAGTGAGCTAGTTTTAGTACCAAAGGCATAATGAATGGCCTTAGGTGAAAGGACAAAAGGCCACGTGAGTTATGTGGAGTTGGTCCCATGGTGGTTGATGATCGTTACTCTTTGGATTTTCTTGTTTCACTTTCATACTTCGAAAGAAAGTGAACTAAAAACTCATCCATTTCGAAAGATACTAAGCAACTTTACGCAGTGGCCACGCAATTACACCACTTTCTCTCGCAGTACTCATCCACTCCACACTAAACTAAAATCTTATTTTTATAAAACAACTTATACAGCCCGAACACATTGTTATTGTGACATTTTGTATTAATAATGCAACAATCTAAGTCGTTTTCCAATCTCACTGACTTGCTGAGTCACAAAAGTTTAGTCCAATCCATCACATGGATGAAGGCAATCGGAGCCCACTACCGAGAgggattttttagtgtaaaaaatacGGTTCGATACACAAGGATTATAACACTAGACTTTTGCCTCCAGAATatcatttttgttgtttgtgGATGGTGCTTTTATATTTTCCTGATATTAAATAGTGATGGGTGATAGGGCATAGGACAGCTTTTGACATGAAAATAGTAAGCCTAATTATTTAATGTGTGACATGATGAATATTTTCTTTACCATTATTGGAAATTAGGAACAGAGGATTCAAAGAATGAGCTGGCTTTTGCTTTTGGCTTATGGATTTTTGGAAAAAAGTTCCTTTTGAGATCTCTTCCTAGACgaccggatcaagtgatccaaactttttaaatttcattGGGTTGAATAAAATATGAAAGATCCGGATCAACACTTGATCCGGAAACCATGGTGGAAGAGGTCCAAAGAGGGTCTCTTTCCATGGATT of Malus sylvestris chromosome 6, drMalSylv7.2, whole genome shotgun sequence contains these proteins:
- the LOC126625916 gene encoding AAA-ATPase At3g28580-like, whose protein sequence is MLPPTMMSQQMLATMGSTLASFMFIWAIIRQYCPYELRRFLERYSHRVTGYFYPYIKISIHEFTGDRLKRSEAYSAVEAYLSSNTSKSAKRLKAEMVKDSSNLVLSMDEYERVTDDFRGVKVWWVLSKSVSPGGRSMSMAYYPEQEKRFYKLTFHKKYRDIITADYLNHVVNEGKEIRVRNRQRKLYTNSPGYKWPSYKQTMWSHIVFEHPATFETMALDPDKKKEIIEDLVTFSKSKDFYARIGKAWKRGYLLYGPPGTGKSTMIAAMANLLGYDIYDLELTAVKDNTELRKLLIETTSKSIIVIEDIDCSLDLTGQRKKRGAAEKGFSEEEVKGGGAGKERVKEAKEEGYGGSKVTLSGLLNFIDGLWSACGGERVVVFTTNYVEKLDPALIRRGRMDKHIELSYCTFDGFRVLAKNYLRIERHEMFEEIQKLMGVTKMTPADVAENLMPKSPNDDPEKCLLNFIQALEEAMEEGAKKKDEEIKEVDTSKAEVAAEEAEEAEEGGGNKEVESKSVLVADEIRATWASG
- the LOC126625242 gene encoding transcription initiation factor IIB-like produces the protein MSDTFCRDCNSLTEVVFDHRAGDAICSECGLVLEAHSVDETAEWRSFADDSNDNDPNRVGGPVNPLLSEAGLSTVIARPKNGGGGGSSEALPSSVGKWQGRASKPGRHLLDIFGAIAVMADRLGLVTTIKDRANEIYKKVEDQKPLRGRNQDAIVAACLYIACRQENKPRTVKEICTAVSGATKKEIGRAKEFIWKHLEAELGLEMGTIHAGDYLRRFCSNLGMKNRDVKAAQEMVQNTEELVIRRSPISVAAAVIYTINQLADEKKSLKDISVATRVAEGTIKNSYRDLHPHLARIIPNWFANEECVKNLQP